From Pirellulaceae bacterium:
TACAGTGAAATCCACCGTCATAGTCGCCGATGTAAACGCGTGAGTCACGTACTGCAGGTGACGCTGGAAAGCCACCGTCAATCGTGTATTTCCAGATTTCTGAACCATCCTTGAGTCGCAAGGCAAACAAGGTTCCGTCAAGATCGCCGATGTAAACAACACCATCAACAATGGCAGGCGTCCCCTCGAAAGCTCCGCCGGGGACGGTGTGTTTCCAAAGCAACTGGGGACGATTGGGGAGTTTTGAACGAGCGACTCCATCGGCTAATGTGTCGCCGCGAAAAATTGGCCAGTTCGTTCCACCACGGTTCAACTCATCATCATTTCGCGCCCCGGCACTGGAATCGGCTGACAGCAAGCACAGAGAAATTGCGACGGTCAGAAGCTTGGGCATAGTTGGAGTTTCCTGGTCGGAGAGCGGAAAATCAGGACGGACGCAGTACCGATTTTAGCAGAATCTCTTTTCTGAATCATTAATTCGTCACTCGTCGAATGCCTTTTCGTAGAGTCCTAGCAATTGGCTGGCACTGACTTCTCGGGGATTGAAGCTGGCTGTCCACTGTTTAGAAGCTTCCGCGGCTAAGCCAGGCAGGGAGTCGCGCGTTACCCCTTGCGACGAAAGATTGGGTGGAAGCTCAGCTTTTGATACGATGCGAGTCACAAAGTCGGCTAGCCCTTGGGGGCCTGTTCCGCCGTCTTCTGTCGCTGAAACAGATCCATTGCTGCCGTTGGTTATCTCAAATAACTCTTGATACCAACCGGGGTGCGACTCTCCATTGAATCGGATTACGTGAGGTAACATGGTTGCGATCGCTTGTCCGTGGACAATTTGAAAACCGGCTGTCAGAGGATTCGCCAAAGCGTGCACGGCACCCAACATCGAATTTTCGATGGCCATTCCTGCAAAACATGCGCCCAGCAACATAGCCCCCCGTGCCTCCAAATCATCGGGATGGTCCAGCACTCGCGAGAAATTGCTCGAGATGAGTCTCCAGGCTTCGCGACTGAATGCCAGCGACACGGGATTGCGACGATTAGTCACAAAGGTTTCGACCGCATGTGCCATGGCATCGATGCCTGTGAGTGCAGTGACTTGTGGCGGTTGGGTCAATGTGAGTTCGGGATCGAGGATGGCGATCCGAAACGACGCTTTCTTGTCACCGCAAGCCATTTTTACGTGCGTCTTGGCGTCAGAGATGAGTGCGAAGGATTGGGTCTCGCTCCCGGTGCCCGCAGTTGTGGGGAT
This genomic window contains:
- a CDS encoding iron-containing alcohol dehydrogenase; translation: MIPFDFQPRTRIIFGPGSIDRLGDLAGELGTRRVLVVSDAGVISAGHTQRGIDSLEKAGIETYLFDEVCENPTTTEVDSGLRLARRYEPEMIVGLGGGSAMDCAKGINFLFSNGGSIQDYWGVGKALQPMLPMIAIPTTAGTGSETQSFALISDAKTHVKMACGDKKASFRIAILDPELTLTQPPQVTALTGIDAMAHAVETFVTNRRNPVSLAFSREAWRLISSNFSRVLDHPDDLEARGAMLLGACFAGMAIENSMLGAVHALANPLTAGFQIVHGQAIATMLPHVIRFNGESHPGWYQELFEITNGSNGSVSATEDGGTGPQGLADFVTRIVSKAELPPNLSSQGVTRDSLPGLAAEASKQWTASFNPREVSASQLLGLYEKAFDE